The proteins below come from a single Pichia kudriavzevii chromosome 2, complete sequence genomic window:
- a CDS encoding uncharacterized protein (PKUD0B03990; similar to Saccharomyces cerevisiae YOR340C (RPA43); ancestral locus Anc_7.52) encodes MSEISHKRRFSDTVQNETSSSKKQNTGIVSTVSIADEETGLAKCFHRIRAKMYLSLAPCHLEHPILGLRQQHLDPLIMTYNSTVGGIIISYNNIKLSQDNYNNNEKNDTFKYVAQVSYENPFSFLWVYVDFVVWKPQVGDNLEGYSIMQSQSHIGLLIHDVFNASIKKFYIPQDWYFVANQADEPNADDNAADNDEPKSSFKKLGHWCDADGTPVGGKIKFTVRAIHVSGKGLAVEGTLLTPEMEKDSLPVVMEEQIKSNIKKHVKFDGEEVDDTVTTDSKATDVVVNDEIEEKEMKDAVSSIEPLQPEDEIAPVYNDDNSDSGSNSSSSDESDSDSGKDAGKNNANSSSSDSDGESGSDDDSSSGSDDKANDSSEEGDSSD; translated from the coding sequence ATGTCTGAAATTTCCCACAAGAGGCGCTTTTCTGATACCGTACAAAATGAAACTTCTAGTtccaaaaaacaaaatacagGTATAGTTTCCACAGTAAGTATtgcagatgaagaaactggATTGGCGAAATGCTTCCATAGAATCAGAGCTAAAATGTACTTATCGCTTGCCCCATGTCATTTAGAACACCCGATTCTAGGGTTACGCCAGCAACATCTAGACCCACTTATAATGACATACAATTCCACAGTTGGCGGTATTATAATTTCGTACAACAACATAAAACTTTCACAGGATAACTATAATAAcaatgagaaaaatgataCATTCAAATATGTTGCACAAGTTTCATATGAGAATCCATTTTCGTTCTTATGGGTTTACGTCGATTTTGTCGTTTGGAAACCTCAGGTTGGAGACAATCTTGAGGGATACAGCATTATGCAATCCCAATCACATATAGGTTTGTTAATCCATGACGTTTTCAATGCAAGtataaagaaattttatATTCCACAGGACTGGTATTTTGTTGCCAATCAAGCAGATGAGCCTAATGCAGACGATAATGCGGCCGATAATGATGAACCAAAGTCGagtttcaagaaattgggCCATTGGTGTGATGCGGATGGTACACCTGTTGGTGGAAAAATTAAATTCACTGTACGTGCAATCCATGTTAGCGGTAAGGGACTAGCTGTTGAAGGCACCTTGTTAACACCAGAGATGGAGAAGGATAGTTTACCTGTTGTTATGGAGGAACAGATCAAAAGCAATATTAAGAAACATGTTAAGTTTGATGGAGAAGAGGTTGATGACACTGTGACCACCGATAGTAAAGCTACAGATGTTGTGGttaatgatgaaatagaggaaaaagaaatgaaggATGCAGTATCATCAATCGAACCTCTTCAACCAGAAGATGAGATTGCCCCTGTATATAACGATGATAACAGTGATAGCGGCTCTAATTCTAGCAGTAGTGATGAAAGCGATAGCGACTCTGGCAAGGATGCCGGGAAAAATAATGCCAATTCAAGCAGTAGCGACAGCGATGGTGAGAGTGGTAGCGACGATGATAGCAGTAGTGGCAGTGATGATAAGGCCAACGACAGTTCCGAAGAAGGAGACAGTTCTGATTAG
- a CDS encoding uncharacterized protein (PKUD0B04000; similar to Saccharomyces cerevisiae YAL034W-A (MTW1); ancestral locus Anc_7.53), producing the protein MSNDAAIELKSMRLLTEHFGYPPIEVIDDIINAINDIMYRCTEQLEQILLTQKEQLDEEKRVRTREIRKKREEEDIIIDEGRLDDGSATEAFTIKDIQMGTATLESYFEHHINRNFDKFELYAFRNVFNLPYDLVKGGYIRMKHHESIKLDDVEDINETDNQLTQEIFEKIQDIRFEMKLNKVLNESLEKCTKLSKVAKVIKLKLEPFLSERNKQVMAKLSPLNDTLLYLIKQARTVMAKIDEIKDSITDERIMCKLREKSEEDEQLNHRIDMMIDNMNRYSRTVDSKAQHSTGKVEQQLANFFT; encoded by the coding sequence ATGAGCAACGATGCAGCCATTGAACTGAAATCAATGCGTCTTTTAACCGAACATTTTGGATATCCACCAATTGAGGTCATTGATGATATAATAAACGCGATCAACGACATCATGTATCGGTGTACTGAACAGCTTGAACAGATATTACTCACACAAAAAGAACAGttggatgaagaaaaacgtGTTAGAACAAGAGAAATAcggaaaaaaagagaagaggaagacaTCATTATTGATGAGGGACGGCTAGATGATGGTTCGGCGACTGAAGCATTCACGATCAAGGATATACAAATGGGTACTGCCACTTTGGAATCATACTTTGAGCACCATATCAATAGGaactttgataaatttgaacTATACGCATTCCGGAATGTGTTTAATCTTCCATATGACTTGGTGAAGGGGGGGTATATTCGAATGAAGCACCATGAAAGTATTAAGTTGGACGACGTTGAAGACATAAATGAAACAGACAATCAATTGACTcaagaaatttttgaaaagattcaGGACATTCGTTTTGAGATGAAGCTTAACAAAGTTCTAAATGAATCTCTTGAAAAGTGTACTAAGCTATCCAAAGTTGCAAAAGTGATCAAGCTAAAGCTTGAACCTTTCCTCTCtgaaagaaataaacaagTCATGGCTAAACTATCGCCATTAAACGATACATTGCTGTATTTGATCAAGCAAGCACGGACTGTAATGGCGAAGATAGATGAGATAAAAGATTCGATAACTGACGAACGTATAATGTGCAAGTTGCGTGAAAaaagtgaagaagatgagCAACTAAATCATCGAATAGATATGATGATTGATAATATGAATAGATACAGTAGAACAGTGGACTCAAAGGCACAGCATTCAACAGGAAAAGTGGAGCAACAACTAGCTAATTTTTTCACCTGA
- a CDS encoding uncharacterized protein (PKUD0B03970; similar to Saccharomyces cerevisiae YOR334W (MRS2); ancestral locus Anc_7.62): MLISSNNLPIPFPYHTIQLTSTTRYLGVMQIYIPLVRQQIRKIGSASVISSTSKVLKPIKPDLSTISCTVVDQTGTVRAVSKKFPRATFLQQNKLFPRDLRKIDSSNVDVAPSIAVRSNGILVNLLHIKALIKRNEVLVFDTASPQSASKLSLFMYDLESKLQTKVVHSGMLGINNGNHQNILNQTYEFKTLECILVNVMAVLETELREHAAKVDKILKQLDSQIDRAVLKDLLVNSKDLTMFYQKSLLIRNTLDELLDNDEDLENMYLTENYEIKRLIVDQESDGKSSVLKAAKQDGSSNVNTNSNHHSLIQEGSESKDTGEIEMLLESYYKQCDEIVQQAETMINNIKSTEDIVNIILDANRNSLMVFELRVAIFTLGITVATIIPAFYGMNLKNYIEDSNIAFVGVTAVSVVLGGIMAIIYLRKLRDVRRMTMVSSKQLDQFDNDTKRGIHEKVRRQRESKTLEQRRKLEKEIVWKWLLGDHK; this comes from the coding sequence AAAAATTGGTTCAGCTTCAgttatttcttcaacctccAAAGTACTGAAACCAATTAAACCAGATTTATCGACAATCTCCTGCACTGTGGTTGATCAAACAGGTACAGTACGTGCTGTATCCAAAAAATTCCCACGGGCGACATTCTTACAACAGAATAAGCTATTTCCCCGTGATCTGAGGAAAATCGATTCATCGAATGTTGATGTTGCACCGAGTATTGCTGTTAGAAGCAATGGGATACTAGTGAATTTGTTGCACATTAAAGCATTAATCAAAAGGAACGAAGTGCTGGTGTTCGACACAGCGTCTCCTCAATCTGCTAGCAAACTAAGCTTGTTCATGTATGATCTAGAGAGTAAGTTACAGACTAAAGTTGTACATAGTGGAATGTTAGGAATCAACAATGGAAATCAccaaaacattttgaaCCAAACCTATGAattcaaaactttggaaTGTATACTTGTTAATGTCATGGCTGTGCTGGAGACAGAACTAAGGGAACATGCAGCTAAAGTCGATAAAATCTTAAAACAATTAGACTCACAGATTGATAGAGCTGTCTTGAAAGATTTATTGGtaaattcaaaagatttgacaatgttttatcaaaaatctCTGCTAATCAGAAATACATTGGACGAACTATTAGATAACGATGAAGATCTTGAAAACATGTATTTGACGGAAAActatgaaatcaaaaggttGATAGTAGATCAGGAGAGTGACGGTAAGTCTTCAGTTTTGAAAGCCGCAAAACAGGATGGAAGTAGTAATGTCAACACTAATAGCAATCACCATAGTCTGATCCAGGAGGGAAGTGAAAGTAAAGACACcggtgaaattgaaatgttGCTAGAATCATACTATAAACAATGCgatgaaattgttcaaCAAGCAGAAACTATGATCAATAATATTAAATCGACGGAGGATATTGTCAACATAATCTTGGATGCAAATCGTAACTCACTGATGGTTTTTGAACTAAGGGTTGCAATTTTCACTCTGGGTATAACAGTTGCAACAATTATACCCGCATTTTATGGtatgaacttgaaaaattatattgaagattcaaATATTGCGTTTGTTGGAGTAACGGCTGTTTCTGTTGTACTTGGGGGGATAATGGCAATAATATATTTGCGAAAGTTAAGAGATGTCCGTCGAATGACGATGGTAAGTTCTAAACAGTTAGATCAGTTCGATAATGATACCAAAAGGGGTATTCACGAGAAAGTAAGAAGGCAAAGAGAATCCAAAACCTTAGAGCAACGCCGTAAACTGGAAAAGGAGATTGTTTGGAAATGGCTCCTGGGTGATCATAAATAG
- a CDS encoding uncharacterized protein (PKUD0B04010; similar to Saccharomyces cerevisiae YPR133W-A (TOM5); ancestral locus Anc_3.469): MNGYSEEDIKNAMLYQEQMKKAQEEQTNLTLKLAGLLAIGLWAIPTAIHFARKSLA, translated from the coding sequence atgaaCGGATACagtgaagaagatattAAGAATGCTATGCTTTATCAAGAACAAATGAAGAAGGCACAAGAAGAGCAAACCAACTTAACCTTAAAGTTAGCTGGTTTACTTGCAATTGGTTTGTGGGCAATTCCAACTGCTATTCATTTTGCTAGAAAGTCTTTAGCTTGA
- a CDS encoding uncharacterized protein (PKUD0B03980) has translation MEQTKSDIVRKSSGDENNGNKPSGTGTPSRLAHEPPSVRQIETLYPIDAKLLQYHFILDKVDVFLGKVQKLKLEIKQDTNFVIDPQTILLLSGTIFNINDNFYRRSEILQMCQKFNPSQKINLSPIISPISFDSLENIGKNSPVGPFGISLDKCVPLPSRKKMNDTLFLLENLLNSVYDITLQRFESLLINFNNQHGLKETKSSIKEKLVFLDFDEIKSIDKFNFQDVPKIDLKKQEYIRKYYLTSQFQFLEVLIGDYIHIVDNIKQSIHNSIISLTKQKTQNNRTNPLFAMYTNLLRLADLYVEIRKIGKTIYFQNINYFQPYTKQRTALKATLSQMNILFTQSKQNGMLLSLISKYARRTEIKNLRMDFNIFVSEFRKVSLEMVTLLDKMIGVLKGIHGEFTLIVGEGKDNDFSTEYIRSKLRERANSERVKRLSMIHMQQEEMKVKLEHQIAGASVANNMSHINKRLNLVQAGKQEVTPQPTIVRRVEHRNITPNTQLARRASINGVIPAQSSSRLSSLKGSSHSPFYRPNASGSASPSVNSSRSNSLTRTDGMRQIARKVSLDSLTIGSISEDGAFVEPPKISEDGVVSSQSTSSQSSTPTSSKISSDTTKTPTTQKVTRSSSRSNSLTSSPSSRAQLLQRRGSVNLSTPPGIASPASRSEYLRRRASVNLSSPSNSTNSLTRTNDQREVVQRKPNVNTSSPSTSNSNKLVSQPSTSSPGNLERRRSVIGVPNEVSSYSKSAAIQANKNSTPVHLTAQQRLQQHIMKASRNGTMYAQQLQSPRKTPNSSTSPPSGEETPTLIVSPPSPAAKPPIDDLPTSPLNSLKTGSMEAQKTIKMQLLNRSRSGSDANLSNYSLQDKLSPSKPKGLTSSSPSPTKIRSRSNSASVARKLALTSDKASNSGSASVSRNRSRANSASSRQTLSRNNSVLGGNTMVYKPEDTHLDESEEKRVRFTGVQEYTEDEDAPTPQRMQKQIRQKWAAYKPLFRKLNSQEGLALKLHKGDVDDVVQLPSVLMSQFNGEAPPKVKTTLRESTQISAAQSAASKLSTKFSLFRKRK, from the coding sequence ATggaacaaacaaaaagtgACATTGTTAGGAAAAGTAGCGgtgatgaaaacaatggGAACAAACCAAGTGGGACCGGAACACCATCACGACTTGCCCATGAACCCCCATCTGTTAGGCAAATTGAAACACTGTATCCAATTGATGCCAAACTATTACAATACCATTTCATTCTGGACAAGGTCGATGTTTTCTTAGGCAAGGTTCAAAAACTTAAGCTTGAAATTAAGCAAGATACGaattttgttattgatcCACAAACCATATTACTACTATCAGGAacaattttcaatatcaatgacAACTTCTACCGTCGTTCGGAAATCCTACAAATGTGTCAAAAGTTTAATCCCTCCCAGAAAATCAATCTGTCACCTATAATATCACCAATATCTTTCGATTCATtagaaaatattggaaaaaattCACCAGTCGGGCCGTTCGGGATAAGTCTAGACAAATGTGTTCCTTTGCCTTCGAGAAAGAAGATGAATGATACCTTATTTTTATTAGAGAATTTACTAAATTCCGTTTACGATATTACTTTGCAAAGGTTTGAGAgtttattgataaacttTAATAATCAACATGGCCTGAAGGAGACCAAAAGTTcaataaaggaaaaactggtatttttggattttgacgaaataaaatcaatagataaattcaattttcaaGACGTGccaaaaattgatttgaaaaaacaagaatatATCCGTAAATATTACCTAACTTCGCAGTTTCAGTTCCTAGAAGTTTTAATTGGCGATTACATACATATTGTTGACAATATTAAACAATCCATCCACAATTCAATCATTTCTTTAACTAAAcagaaaactcaaaataaTAGAACCAACCCTCTATTTGCTATGTATACTAACCTATTAAGATTGGCGGATCTTTATGTCGAAATCAGAAAAATTGGTAAAACAATTTATTTCCAGAATATCAATTATTTCCAGCCGTATACAAAGCAAAGAACCGCACTAAAGGCCACGTTATCACAAATGAACATTTTGTTTACTCagtcaaaacaaaatggcATGCTATTAAGTTTAATATCAAAGTATGCTAGGCGTACcgaaatcaaaaatttgaGAATGGATTTTAATATATTTGTCTCTGAGTTCAGAAAAGTTTCGCTTGAAATGGTTACCCTGCTTGACAAAATGATTGGCGTATTGAAGGGCATACATGGCGAATTTACATTAATAGTCGGTGAGGGGAAAGATAATGATTTCAGTACAGAATATATCAGAAGCAAGCTCAGAGAGCGTGCAAATTCGGAAAGAGTAAAACGTTTAAGTATGATTCATATGcagcaagaagaaatgaaggTCAAACTGGAGCATCAAATTGCAGGTGCTTCGGTAGCAAATAATATGAGCCATATAAATAAAAGACTAAATTTAGTCCAAGCAGGAAAACAGGAGGTGACACCCCAGCCAACAATTGTAAGAAGAGTTGAGCACAGAAACATAACACCAAACACTCAACTTGCCAGACGTGCTTCAATAAATGGTGTTATTCCAGCTCAATCTTCTTCTCGATTATCTTCATTGAAAGGATCTTCTCACTCTCCATTTTATAGACCTAATGCTAGTGGAAGTGCAAGCCCATCTGTTAACAGTTCAAGGTCCAATTCATTAACAAGAACAGATGGCATGAGACAAATCGCAAGGAAAGTGAGCCTTGATAGTCTTACAATAGGATCAATATCCGAAGATGGCGCATTTGTTGAACCACCTAAGATCAGCGAAGATGGGGTTGTCAGTTCACAATCTACTAGCAGTCAAAGTAGCACACCTACATCATCTAAAATATCCTCAGACAcaacaaaaacaccaacaacGCAAAAAGTGACAAGGAGCAGCTCAAGATCTAATTCCCTTACATCTTCGCCTAGCTCAAGGGCACAACTATTACAAAGAAGGGGAAGTGTTAATCTATCCACTCCTCCTGGTATTGCTTCACCAGCATCCAGGTCGGAATatttgagaaggagagCCAGTGTGAATCTTTCATCGCCGTCTAATTCAACAAACAGCTTAACGCGTACTAATGATCAAAGGGAGGTAGTCCAGCGAAAACCAAATGTTAACacttcttctccatcaacatcaaattctAATAAATTAGTGTCACAACCATCAACATCGTCCCCAGGTAATCTTGAAAGGAGAAGATCCGTCATTGGAGTACCCAATGAAGTTTCCTCTTATAGCAAATCTGCAGCAATACAGGCTAATAAGAACTCTACACCAGTACATCTGACTGCACAACAGAGATTGCAACAGCATATCATGAAAGCATCGCGTAATGGTACCATGTATGCCCAGCAATTGCAATCCCCTAGAAAGACTCCAAATTCTAGTACTAGTCCACCTTCTGGGGAGGAGACCCCAACCTTAATTGTTAGTCCCCCATCGCCAGCTGCCAAACCGccaattgatgatttgcCGACAAGCCCTTTGAATTCCTTGAAGACTGGATCTATGGAAGCACAAAAGACAATTAAAATGCAATTGCTGAATAGAAGTAGATCAGGTTCAGATGCTAATCTCTCAAATTATTCACTCCAGGATAAATTGTCACCATCCAAACCCAAAGGGCTTACTTCATCGTCACCTTCTCCTACGAAAATTAGAAGCCGAAGCAACTCAGCTTCAGTTGCAAGAAAATTGGCGCTTACGTCAGATAAGGCTAGTAACTCAGGTAGCGCCAGTGTGAGTAGAAATAGAAGCAGGGCAAACAGTGCAAGCTCCAGGCAAACGCTATCAAGAAATAATTCTGTTTTGGGTGGGAATACTATGGTGTACAAACCAGAAGATACTCATTTAGATGAAAGTGAGGAGAAACGAGTTAGATTTACAGGAGTACAGGAGTATACAGAGGATGAAGACGCACCTACACCACAAAGAAtgcaaaaacaaattagGCAAAAGTGGGCAGCTTACAAACCGTTGTTTCGTAAACTTAATTCACAAGAAGGTCTTGCTTTAAAACTGCATAAAGGTGATGTAGATGACGTTGTTCAACTACCCAGCGTTTTGATGAGCCAATTCAACGGAGAAGCCCCTCCCAAAGTGAAAACAACACTGAGAGAGTCAACACAGATCAGTGCAGCCCAATCTGCAGCATCGAAACTATCAACCAAGTTCAGCCTGTTTCGTAAAAGGAAATGA
- a CDS encoding uncharacterized protein (PKUD0B04020; similar to Saccharomyces cerevisiae YPR133C (SPN1); ancestral locus Anc_3.468), with protein MSEHSKETELSREIPVEKQETSSNVIDNVTSQSEENKDEIEAQEVERETEEEQQERSGASNENITPSAPAIADLEEDIQKLNKFKKLQETKQTNEPTTATRTKESIKDVRDDDTKDRFEEGDDVLEEDIEDEQTRKRREFEEKFNALIKKPTKRRKNNDVDLEAMQDEAISQLKNMMKEAAYMDVDCVNNKKPATNKLKLLPQVKETLIRSNLYDSILDNNMLEAVRIWLEPLPDGSLPSFEIQKALLNELTKLPIKTIHLRESGLGKVMIFYQKSKKVDSGLKRIAEKLIGDWTRPVMGRSDNYRARDIPTANFDIIQFQQRTKLQQKADDSKNTRKSLYQESADRRKRAAAPEARTTVYTIAPQSNLTAIQASNHSVLNMGAASSLHRDERFKGLNRKLTKLSQKKKGTKKDGVSIEGRGLNY; from the coding sequence ATGTCGGAACATAGTAAAGAAACAGAACTCTCGAGGGAAATTCCTGTTGAGAAGCAGGAGACTTCTTCGAATGTTATTGATAACGTAACATCACAATCTGAAGAGAATAAAGATGAAATCGAAGCTCAAGAAGTCGAGAGGGAAACCGAGGAGGAACAACAGGAACGTAGTGGTGCATCCAACGAAAATATAACACCATCGGCACCTGCAATCGCAGATttagaagaagatattcaGAAGTTGAATAAGTTCAAAAAGTTACAAGAAACTAAACAAACGAATGAACCAACAACTGCTACAAGAACGAAAGAATCAATCAAAGATGTAAGAGACGATGATACCAAAGACAGGTTTGAAGAAGGGGATGATGTgcttgaagaagatattgaagatgaacaaACACGTAAAAGACGAGAGTTCgaagaaaaattcaatgcGTTAATTAAAAAACCaacaaagagaagaaaaaacaatgaTGTTGATCTAGAGGCCATGCAAGATGAAGCAATTTCTCAGCTAAAAAATATGATGAAAGAGGCAGCATACATGGATGTCGATTGCgttaataataaaaaaccCGCTACcaataaattgaaattattACCTCAAGTTAAGGAAACATTAATCCGGTCTAACCTCTATGATTCAATTCTAGACAACAATATGTTGGAGGCTGTTAGGATTTGGCTAGAGCCATTGCCAGATGGGTCGTTGCCATCCTTTGAAATCCAAAAGGCGTTGCTTAATGAATTAACTAAGTTACCAATTAAAACCATTCATTTAAGAGAATCCGGATTAGGGAAAGTGATGATCTTTTACcaaaaatccaagaaagTTGATTCTGGATTGAAGAGAATAGCAGAAAAGTTGATTGGAGATTGGACAAGACCAGTCATGGGTAGATCAGATAATTATAGAGCTCGTGATATTCCAACAGCCAATTTTGATATCATACAGTTTCAACAAAGGACAAAGCTACAACAAAAAGCTGATGATAGTAAGAATACAAGGAAATCATTATATCAAGAAAGTGCagatagaagaaaaagggCAGCTGCTCCTGAAGCTAGAACAACGGTGTATACAATTGCACCTCAATCTAACTTAACTGCTATTCAAGCAAGTAACCACAGCGTTTTAAATATGGGAGCTGCTTCATCCCTTCACAGAGATGAAAGGTTCAAGGGACTAAATA